A part of Candidatus Lernaella stagnicola genomic DNA contains:
- the gspF gene encoding type II secretion system inner membrane protein GspF, protein MPVYSYVALNAKGKQVKGIIDSDTAKAARAKLRAKGIFPTDINEVEAEKGLRGKGLSMEIDIKALRGKVSLRDLAMTTRQLATLAGAGIPLVESIGALANQTEDVVLKKTLSQVREKVNEGSSFANALKDFPKIFSPLFINMVNAGENSGTLDLVLARLADFVESQVELRQKVRSAMIYPILMAVIGTGIVSYLVGFVIPKISVIFEGMDKTLPAVTVALLGVSHILGGYWYIIVALIALGVYLFRRWRNTKDGRLASDKYLLRLPIFGGLTLKIAVSRFARTLATLLKSGVPIIMAMDIVKSVVQNRVLEDAIEDAREHVKEGQSIGRPLQQSGVFPPVVIHMINVGESTGELEDMLFRVADAYESEVDATINGLTSILEPVMLLIMAGFVGFTVLAIMLPIMDMTSVLQ, encoded by the coding sequence GTGCCGGTTTACAGTTACGTAGCACTCAACGCCAAAGGCAAACAGGTCAAGGGCATCATCGATTCGGATACTGCCAAGGCTGCGCGGGCCAAACTGCGCGCCAAGGGCATTTTCCCGACCGATATTAACGAGGTCGAAGCGGAAAAGGGTCTGCGCGGCAAGGGTCTGTCGATGGAAATCGACATCAAGGCCCTGCGCGGTAAGGTGTCGCTGCGTGACCTGGCCATGACCACGCGACAATTGGCCACGTTGGCCGGCGCGGGGATTCCGCTCGTCGAATCGATCGGCGCCCTGGCCAACCAGACCGAGGACGTGGTGCTGAAAAAGACGCTGAGCCAGGTGCGTGAGAAGGTCAACGAAGGTTCCAGCTTCGCCAACGCCCTCAAAGATTTTCCGAAGATCTTTTCGCCGCTGTTTATCAACATGGTCAACGCGGGGGAGAACTCCGGCACGTTGGACCTGGTGCTGGCCCGCCTGGCTGATTTCGTGGAATCGCAAGTCGAGCTACGACAAAAAGTGCGCTCGGCGATGATTTACCCGATTCTCATGGCGGTGATCGGCACGGGCATCGTGTCCTACCTGGTCGGTTTCGTCATCCCGAAAATCAGCGTCATTTTCGAAGGGATGGACAAAACCTTGCCGGCGGTCACCGTGGCGCTTTTAGGCGTCAGCCATATTCTGGGCGGCTACTGGTACATCATCGTGGCGCTCATCGCGCTCGGGGTTTATCTGTTCCGGCGCTGGCGCAATACCAAGGACGGCCGGCTGGCTTCCGATAAATACCTGTTGCGCCTGCCCATTTTCGGCGGATTGACGCTGAAGATCGCCGTCAGTCGCTTTGCCCGCACGCTGGCCACGTTACTCAAATCCGGCGTGCCGATCATTATGGCGATGGATATCGTCAAGAGCGTCGTGCAAAACCGCGTGCTGGAAGACGCCATCGAAGACGCTCGCGAGCATGTAAAAGAGGGGCAGAGTATCGGCCGGCCGCTGCAGCAAAGCGGCGTTTTTCCGCCGGTGGTGATTCACATGATCAACGTCGGCGAGTCGACCGGCGAGTTGGAAGACATGCTTTTCCGGGTGGCGGACGCCTACGAATCGGAAGTGGACGCGACGATCAACGGGCTGACTTCCATTCTCGAACCTGTCATGCTGCTGATTATGGCCGGCTTCGTCGGCTTTACGGTGTTGGCGATCATGCTGCCGATCATGGATATGACGTCGGTGTTGCAGTAG
- a CDS encoding type II secretion system protein, translated as MKQPRRRTGFTLLEVMVAIAILATVLVVLLENHGSSMRLSQRSRQVSVAINLAKDVMTEIEIQSWPELGAETGNFEEMYPGLYPDYWWESVVEENAWWTYVREVTVRVLWRNGLQTHNVEIIQFVAAMDVEQQNLAEEESSGGDDDTSGDASSTGGATATGGEE; from the coding sequence ATGAAACAACCACGCCGCCGAACGGGTTTTACCCTTCTGGAAGTCATGGTCGCCATCGCCATTTTGGCCACGGTGTTGGTTGTGCTGTTGGAAAACCACGGTTCCTCGATGCGCCTTTCACAACGCAGTCGGCAAGTATCGGTCGCCATCAACCTCGCCAAGGATGTCATGACCGAAATCGAGATTCAGAGTTGGCCCGAACTCGGTGCGGAGACGGGGAATTTCGAGGAAATGTACCCCGGCCTTTACCCCGACTACTGGTGGGAATCGGTGGTCGAGGAAAACGCGTGGTGGACCTACGTACGCGAGGTGACCGTCCGCGTGCTCTGGCGAAACGGCCTGCAAACGCACAACGTTGAGATTATCCAGTTTGTCGCCGCGATGGACGTCGAGCAGCAGAACCTCGCCGAGGAAGAATCCTCCGGCGGCGACGACGACACCTCCGGAGACGCCTCCTCCACGGGCGGGGCGACCGCCACCGGAGGAGAAGAATGA
- the gspG gene encoding type II secretion system major pseudopilin GspG has translation MKLVSRTDARREQWSALAQNSRGFTLLEVMVVIVIIGIMASLVGINVIKRLEESRIEATQIQLATFRDALDMFKIDNGTYPDSGIGLEAVAAGGYLRDNRMPPDPWNHPYLYVSEDGWTYTVWSTGPDGRPGTDDDVFAK, from the coding sequence ATGAAACTCGTATCCCGAACCGATGCCCGCCGCGAGCAATGGAGCGCGTTGGCACAGAACAGTCGCGGCTTCACGCTGCTTGAGGTCATGGTGGTGATCGTGATCATCGGCATCATGGCCAGCCTCGTGGGAATCAACGTGATCAAACGGCTGGAAGAAAGCAGGATCGAGGCGACGCAGATTCAATTGGCGACCTTCCGCGATGCGCTGGACATGTTCAAAATCGACAACGGCACGTATCCCGACTCCGGCATAGGCCTGGAAGCGGTGGCGGCCGGCGGCTATCTGCGCGACAACCGGATGCCTCCCGACCCGTGGAATCACCCGTACCTGTACGTTTCGGAAGACGGCTGGACGTACACCGTTTGGTCGACCGGTCCTGACGGCCGACCCGGGACGGATGACGACGTCTTTGCGAAATAG
- a CDS encoding type II secretion system protein GspJ has translation MAARRAGFTLLEVLIAIAILGMIVGLIYGSFAATVDSKEKIETGNEIYHEARWAMSKLEDDLGAAFVSKNRNSKSVFLGLTSDGPGGMPMDELHFASFNHVKFNPQARESDQAEVSYFVAENPETGTLTLYRREDATPDEDNTAGGEFYELCEHVLAFDLAYYDGFEWIEEWDSRRFDDSAEGDEQQIDNQSDEMVNTLPMAVEVRLLVDGPLDPNGNPTQVPFHTKIRLVLSTLDLSLIDAGEDEEGGSGAKETGGTSATGGTSDTGG, from the coding sequence ATGGCCGCGCGGCGCGCCGGCTTCACGTTGCTCGAGGTGCTGATCGCCATCGCGATTTTGGGGATGATTGTCGGCCTGATTTACGGTTCCTTCGCGGCGACGGTGGACTCGAAAGAAAAAATCGAGACGGGTAACGAAATCTACCACGAGGCGCGCTGGGCGATGAGCAAGCTCGAGGACGACCTGGGCGCCGCGTTCGTCAGCAAAAACCGCAACTCGAAGTCGGTTTTTCTCGGCTTAACCAGTGACGGCCCGGGTGGCATGCCGATGGACGAGCTGCATTTTGCCAGCTTCAACCACGTGAAATTTAATCCGCAGGCGCGAGAATCCGACCAGGCGGAAGTCAGTTACTTCGTCGCCGAGAACCCCGAAACCGGCACGCTGACGCTGTATCGGCGCGAAGACGCCACGCCCGACGAAGACAACACGGCGGGCGGCGAGTTCTACGAATTGTGCGAGCACGTGCTGGCCTTCGACCTGGCGTACTATGACGGCTTCGAATGGATCGAGGAATGGGATTCGCGTCGTTTCGACGATTCCGCCGAGGGCGACGAGCAGCAAATCGACAACCAATCCGACGAGATGGTCAATACGCTGCCCATGGCCGTCGAGGTTCGCTTGTTGGTCGACGGCCCGCTCGATCCAAACGGAAATCCGACGCAGGTTCCCTTCCACACGAAAATCCGCCTAGTGCTCTCGACTCTCGACCTTTCGTTGATCGACGCGGGCGAAGATGAGGAAGGCGGCAGCGGCGCCAAGGAAACCGGCGGTACCAGCGCGACCGGCGGCACCAGCGACACGGGAGGTTGA
- the gspK gene encoding type II secretion system minor pseudopilin GspK, with protein sequence MRKLIAGMRDNRGIALIIVLMVISVLTILVLDLHQSVRINFYIASNLIEGIKASYLARSGIQVAAGALLKDVQENNVDSWHEDWYDFLAKAGMPGIPIAEGEMVLMEIHDESGRFNLNGLVNKRGSVNQRNLDVFKQLLIAEEIEIEVANAVVDWIDENNEALGGGGVEDQAYGYGSNVDDMMSKNSRFESLQEVRLVHGVTDEVWSKLEPLVTIYGDAALNLNTTNTKVIKAVMKAIDENADTTVADKIEEWRRQSGGEEGEGGEDESGFGFQSGEGNVFKGKNMATRLMELGMPRATARKFVRYFGSSSHFFRVTVTALVHGVQKNAVGIIFRHKKKVRIIYYRVAPGVSSEHMRKYNEQAQSGNTPQPDAGGGMMNALGFQ encoded by the coding sequence GTGCGAAAACTGATCGCCGGCATGCGGGATAATCGGGGCATCGCGTTGATTATCGTGTTGATGGTCATCTCGGTACTGACCATCCTCGTGCTCGATCTGCACCAATCGGTGCGTATCAATTTTTACATCGCCAGCAATTTGATCGAAGGGATTAAGGCCTCCTACCTGGCGCGCAGCGGCATTCAGGTCGCCGCCGGCGCGCTGCTTAAGGACGTGCAGGAAAACAACGTCGATAGTTGGCACGAAGACTGGTACGACTTCCTGGCCAAGGCGGGCATGCCCGGCATTCCCATTGCCGAAGGCGAGATGGTCTTGATGGAGATCCACGACGAATCCGGCCGCTTCAACCTTAATGGCCTGGTGAACAAACGGGGATCGGTGAATCAGCGAAATCTCGACGTGTTCAAGCAATTGCTGATCGCCGAGGAAATCGAGATCGAGGTCGCCAACGCCGTGGTTGATTGGATCGACGAGAATAACGAGGCCCTCGGCGGCGGCGGAGTGGAGGACCAGGCGTACGGTTACGGCTCGAACGTCGATGACATGATGTCCAAGAACTCCCGTTTTGAATCGCTGCAGGAAGTGCGGCTGGTGCACGGCGTCACCGATGAAGTGTGGAGCAAGCTGGAACCGCTGGTTACGATTTACGGCGATGCCGCGCTGAACCTCAACACAACGAATACCAAGGTGATCAAGGCCGTCATGAAGGCCATCGATGAGAACGCCGACACCACCGTGGCCGATAAGATCGAGGAATGGCGCCGGCAATCCGGCGGTGAGGAAGGCGAAGGCGGCGAGGACGAAAGCGGTTTCGGTTTCCAGAGCGGCGAAGGCAACGTGTTCAAAGGCAAGAACATGGCCACGCGCCTGATGGAACTGGGCATGCCGCGCGCCACGGCCCGGAAATTCGTGCGTTACTTCGGTTCGTCCAGCCACTTTTTCCGGGTTACGGTCACCGCGCTGGTACACGGCGTGCAGAAGAACGCCGTGGGCATTATCTTCCGGCACAAGAAGAAAGTCCGCATCATTTACTACCGCGTCGCGCCGGGGGTTTCATCGGAGCACATGCGGAAATACAATGAACAAGCTCAATCCGGCAACACGCCCCAACCAGACGCGGGCGGTGGTATGATGAATGCATTGGGGTTTCAGTAA
- a CDS encoding trypsin-like peptidase domain-containing protein — protein sequence MNRLRYVILLASILLFAGSSACFMGSIGPEPGSPEAVAAQPKGLPGHAEDIWTDAAGRSTRPTPLTSETYIVLAKSVNPAVVNIFTKTRVKTRFGAPLGPFTMRTPNLDFSATALGTGFLISADGFLITNAHVVNMADEIKVFLWQTSEVKSASVIGLNRAADLALLKIQHDQPLPYLPLADSDRVRVGEIVVAVGNPFGLQHSLTDGLISAKHRRLHKGTQARYEDFLQTSAQINPGNSGGPLLNLNGEVVGVNTAIVAGGQGIGFAVPSNLIKGVVPHLMRHGRVIPAYIGVGIDEITPDLARRLQLDEATGALVDIVEPGSPAAKGGLAKGDVVVAVNGKPVRDATALGRMIALLRVGEPATLTVVRNDRRTQIRVIPKVAASQ from the coding sequence ATGAACCGTCTACGTTACGTTATTCTGTTGGCATCGATCCTCTTGTTCGCAGGCTCGAGCGCTTGTTTTATGGGATCCATCGGGCCGGAACCAGGCTCGCCCGAGGCCGTCGCCGCGCAGCCCAAGGGCTTGCCGGGACACGCGGAAGACATTTGGACCGACGCCGCCGGCCGGTCGACGAGACCCACTCCGCTGACCAGCGAGACCTATATCGTGCTCGCGAAATCGGTCAACCCGGCGGTCGTCAATATCTTTACGAAAACGCGAGTCAAAACCCGCTTCGGCGCGCCGCTGGGCCCGTTCACCATGCGCACGCCCAATCTGGACTTCTCGGCCACGGCGCTGGGCACCGGTTTCCTAATCAGCGCCGACGGCTTCCTGATCACCAACGCCCACGTGGTGAACATGGCCGACGAAATTAAGGTTTTTCTGTGGCAGACCAGCGAAGTCAAATCCGCCAGCGTGATCGGGTTGAACCGTGCCGCCGACCTGGCGCTACTCAAAATCCAACACGACCAACCCCTGCCGTATCTACCCCTGGCCGATAGCGATCGGGTGCGCGTGGGCGAGATCGTCGTGGCCGTGGGCAACCCCTTCGGCCTCCAGCATTCGCTGACCGACGGCCTCATCAGCGCCAAGCACCGCCGGCTGCACAAAGGAACGCAAGCACGTTACGAGGATTTCCTGCAGACCAGCGCACAAATCAATCCCGGCAATTCCGGTGGCCCTCTGCTGAACCTGAACGGCGAAGTCGTGGGCGTCAACACGGCCATTGTGGCCGGCGGGCAGGGCATCGGCTTTGCCGTGCCGTCGAACCTCATCAAAGGCGTCGTACCGCATCTGATGCGCCACGGGCGGGTAATACCGGCTTATATCGGCGTGGGCATCGACGAAATCACGCCCGATCTGGCGCGCCGCCTGCAACTGGACGAAGCGACCGGCGCGCTGGTTGATATTGTCGAACCCGGCAGCCCCGCGGCAAAAGGCGGCCTGGCCAAGGGCGACGTAGTGGTGGCCGTCAACGGCAAACCCGTGCGCGATGCCACGGCTCTCGGCCGCATGATCGCGCTGCTCCGCGTCGGCGAACCGGCTACGTTGACGGTAGTTCGCAACGACCGGCGTACGCAAATCAGAGTGATTCCGAAAGTGGCCGCGAGCCAGTAG
- a CDS encoding prepilin-type N-terminal cleavage/methylation domain-containing protein yields the protein MRRRRAGFTLLEIMIVIVIMGMIAGIAIPQMNNLFQVNLKSSLRKLSGAVLFSFNQAVIKQTPIRLNFDLLTGEYWLSYLVVNGQTGEFVAVPNDVFQGDQLPPGVSFKDILTPHSFEKKTTGEEYIMFYPTGFAERTVIHVGTERGEVYTMVIKPLTGKTIVYDREVDFMDLGPQYSGNNQDSGGFGQ from the coding sequence ATGCGGAGACGACGCGCCGGCTTTACGCTTCTTGAGATCATGATTGTCATCGTGATCATGGGAATGATCGCCGGCATCGCCATCCCACAGATGAACAACCTGTTCCAGGTGAACCTAAAAAGCTCATTGCGCAAGCTATCGGGCGCGGTTCTTTTTTCCTTCAACCAAGCGGTCATCAAGCAGACGCCGATCCGCCTCAATTTCGATTTGCTCACCGGCGAATATTGGTTGAGTTACTTGGTCGTCAACGGCCAAACCGGCGAGTTCGTCGCCGTACCCAACGATGTTTTCCAAGGCGATCAACTACCTCCCGGCGTGTCTTTCAAAGACATCCTTACCCCGCACAGCTTCGAGAAAAAAACCACAGGCGAAGAGTACATCATGTTCTACCCGACCGGCTTCGCCGAACGGACCGTGATTCACGTGGGCACCGAGCGGGGCGAAGTGTACACGATGGTCATCAAACCACTGACCGGTAAAACCATAGTGTACGACCGGGAAGTCGATTTCATGGATCTCGGCCCCCAATACAGCGGGAACAACCAGGACTCTGGGGGTTTCGGCCAATAG
- a CDS encoding site-specific DNA-methyltransferase, translating into MKDRIYFGDNLPLLKKMPSGSVNLIYIDPPFNTGKQRSREVLATVRDENGDRTGFGGRRYATRKLGETNFGDEFQNFGTFIAPRLEEAYRVLADNGTLYFHIDYREVHYCKVQLDEIFGRRCFLNEIIWAYDYGGRPKRRWPPKHDNILVYVKDARNYTFNTEDIDRIPYMAPGLVGEEKAKKGKLPTDTWWHTIVGTNSREKTGYPTQKPQGVLRRIVAASSNPGDLVMDFFAGSGTTGAVAQELHRHFLLIDNNPQAIETMRRRFADFSDIEWIDAES; encoded by the coding sequence ATGAAAGACCGAATTTACTTTGGCGACAATCTGCCGCTGCTGAAAAAGATGCCGAGCGGGTCGGTGAACCTGATCTATATCGATCCGCCTTTCAACACCGGCAAGCAACGAAGTCGTGAAGTGCTCGCCACCGTGCGCGACGAAAACGGAGACCGCACAGGGTTCGGCGGCCGGCGTTACGCCACGCGTAAGCTGGGTGAAACGAACTTCGGCGACGAGTTCCAAAATTTCGGGACTTTCATCGCGCCCCGCTTGGAAGAAGCCTACCGCGTGCTGGCCGACAACGGCACGCTGTATTTCCATATCGACTACCGCGAAGTGCACTACTGCAAGGTGCAACTCGACGAGATCTTCGGCCGTCGCTGCTTCCTCAACGAGATCATCTGGGCCTACGACTACGGCGGGCGACCCAAAAGACGCTGGCCTCCCAAGCACGACAACATCCTGGTCTACGTCAAGGATGCGCGGAACTACACGTTCAACACCGAGGACATCGACCGCATTCCCTACATGGCGCCCGGTCTGGTCGGCGAGGAGAAAGCGAAAAAAGGCAAGCTGCCCACCGATACCTGGTGGCACACGATTGTCGGCACCAACAGCCGCGAAAAAACCGGCTACCCGACCCAAAAACCACAGGGCGTGCTTCGCCGCATCGTGGCGGCCAGTTCGAATCCGGGCGATCTGGTGATGGATTTCTTCGCCGGCTCGGGGACGACCGGCGCTGTGGCGCAGGAACTTCACCGCCACTTTCTGCTTATCGACAACAATCCGCAGGCCATCGAGACCATGCGCCGCCGCTTCGCGGACTTCAGCGACATCGAATGGATCGACGCCGAATCCTAG
- a CDS encoding LysM peptidoglycan-binding domain-containing protein — protein MRRLPFALLIVLLVTLAACAPRHQDYDPLADLFNEGRPDAAPQDFDALRAAIHQLANEAVQFSKEDQEEEAQDKIDRAKVLILTFEGSEEQREQLAAEYDLLLALLDEMIDPDSRAGTDVFQLVLPPEPTAEEMAQVEAARSIPNMQRYLRSLPKSARRRVAQQLAYFTRTKSGRQWFQRSLNRSAAYRAHISEVLARYELPAELMGVALIESGFSERAISHAGAAGMWQFMPATARYYGMTLDGWIDQRYDWTTATDAAARYLRDSMKTFNGDIELSVASYNTGAGNVNKAIRRARSQDYWKLRLHSETMAYVPKWIAAMIVYYNPKKYGFHVPPDAPQQVDTIRIRGAIELGSIAGAIGEHPKQIFALNRALIRKATPPDRPWDVRLPKGSREQLLANLDSLMQKESVVWVAHRLRANESLGTLSKMYGVSVERLMNVNTWLNESLPKAGEVIMVPVQTDDEKVLAKVAERERAATAAAKRAAPPAKQGTVKTYKPKARSLAYKVRRRDTLWSISQRYGVSVKDLRAWNKGKIGPRDRITIGQTLTVRVPPNAPQSPPRRYTVRRGDTLGEIARRHKVTTKQLATLNDLSTRSTIYPGTVLQIPGSGSAQPSTYKVRSGDTLSGIAGKFGLGTGLLAKHNGMKSNATLYAGKVLKIPGGGSPAAAPRIHVVKKGDTFSSIASRQGVNYRSLAAYNGMKTSSTLHPGMKLKIPPKSWKPTAKKKSVRYKVRPGDSLTKVARRFGCSVADLERWNNIKRTSSLRVGHVLVIYK, from the coding sequence ATGCGCCGACTGCCTTTTGCCCTGCTGATCGTCCTGCTCGTCACGCTGGCCGCATGCGCCCCGCGCCACCAAGATTACGACCCCCTCGCCGACTTGTTCAACGAAGGACGCCCGGACGCCGCGCCGCAGGACTTCGACGCGCTACGCGCCGCCATCCATCAACTCGCCAACGAGGCGGTGCAATTCAGTAAGGAAGATCAAGAAGAAGAAGCCCAGGATAAAATCGACCGGGCGAAGGTTCTTATCCTCACTTTTGAGGGCTCCGAGGAGCAGCGCGAGCAACTGGCGGCGGAATACGATTTGCTGCTGGCCTTGCTCGACGAAATGATCGACCCCGACAGCCGCGCAGGCACCGATGTCTTCCAACTCGTCTTGCCGCCGGAGCCAACCGCCGAGGAAATGGCGCAAGTGGAGGCGGCGCGCTCGATTCCCAACATGCAGCGCTATCTTCGTTCGTTGCCCAAAAGCGCCCGGCGCCGGGTCGCTCAGCAACTGGCTTATTTCACGCGCACCAAAAGCGGTCGGCAGTGGTTCCAACGCTCGCTGAACCGCAGCGCCGCATATCGCGCGCATATCAGCGAAGTGCTGGCCCGCTACGAACTGCCCGCCGAACTGATGGGCGTCGCGCTGATCGAGTCGGGTTTTTCCGAACGCGCCATCAGTCACGCGGGCGCGGCAGGCATGTGGCAGTTCATGCCCGCCACGGCGCGCTATTACGGCATGACCCTCGACGGCTGGATCGACCAACGCTACGACTGGACCACCGCCACCGACGCCGCCGCCCGTTACCTACGCGACTCCATGAAAACCTTCAACGGCGACATCGAGCTGTCCGTGGCCAGCTACAACACCGGCGCGGGCAACGTAAACAAAGCGATTCGGCGGGCGCGGTCGCAGGACTATTGGAAACTGCGCCTGCACAGCGAGACCATGGCCTACGTGCCCAAATGGATCGCGGCGATGATCGTCTACTACAACCCCAAGAAGTATGGCTTTCACGTACCGCCCGACGCCCCGCAGCAGGTCGACACAATCCGCATTCGCGGCGCCATCGAGTTGGGTTCGATCGCCGGCGCGATCGGCGAGCATCCCAAGCAGATTTTTGCACTCAATCGCGCGTTGATTCGCAAAGCCACGCCGCCGGACCGTCCGTGGGATGTGCGTCTGCCGAAAGGTTCGCGAGAGCAATTGCTGGCCAACCTCGACTCGTTGATGCAGAAGGAATCTGTCGTGTGGGTCGCCCACCGGCTGCGCGCGAACGAGTCACTCGGTACGCTAAGCAAGATGTACGGCGTGTCGGTCGAACGCTTGATGAACGTCAACACCTGGCTCAATGAAAGCCTGCCGAAAGCCGGCGAAGTCATCATGGTGCCGGTGCAGACCGACGACGAAAAAGTGCTGGCCAAGGTCGCCGAACGGGAACGAGCGGCCACGGCGGCCGCCAAGCGGGCCGCGCCACCCGCGAAACAGGGCACGGTCAAGACCTACAAACCCAAAGCGCGCTCGCTTGCCTACAAGGTGCGCCGCCGCGACACGCTTTGGTCGATTTCGCAACGCTACGGCGTGTCCGTCAAAGACCTGCGCGCCTGGAACAAGGGAAAAATCGGGCCGCGGGACCGCATCACCATCGGTCAGACGTTGACGGTGCGCGTACCTCCCAACGCACCGCAAAGCCCGCCCCGCCGGTATACCGTGCGGCGCGGCGACACCCTCGGTGAAATCGCCAGGCGACACAAAGTGACCACGAAGCAACTCGCGACCCTCAACGACTTGAGCACGCGCTCGACAATCTACCCCGGCACCGTACTGCAAATCCCCGGCAGCGGCAGCGCGCAGCCGTCGACTTACAAAGTGCGAAGCGGCGACACACTTAGCGGCATCGCGGGCAAATTCGGGCTCGGCACCGGCTTGCTGGCGAAACACAACGGCATGAAAAGCAACGCGACCCTGTACGCGGGGAAAGTGTTGAAAATCCCCGGCGGCGGGAGCCCGGCGGCGGCGCCGCGTATCCACGTGGTGAAAAAGGGTGACACCTTTTCCAGCATCGCGAGCCGCCAGGGCGTGAACTACCGCTCGTTGGCTGCGTACAACGGCATGAAAACGTCCTCGACGCTGCATCCGGGTATGAAGTTGAAGATTCCGCCGAAGTCGTGGAAGCCGACCGCCAAGAAAAAGAGTGTTCGCTATAAGGTACGGCCCGGCGATAGCCTGACGAAAGTCGCCCGCCGCTTCGGGTGCTCGGTGGCCGACTTGGAACGCTGGAACAACATCAAGCGCACGTCGTCGCTGCGCGTCGGCCACGTGCTGGTGATCTACAAATGA